In a genomic window of Amycolatopsis japonica:
- a CDS encoding Lrp/AsnC family transcriptional regulator translates to MVIGSLDEEDFSLIHALQLRPRASWAQLGDALGSSPVTLTRRWERLRDGGGAWVTAYPRVPGRSRIQAAYVEIRCASGQVRALISELSTWPSVVSIEEASREYSLVLTVFGLGMHDLSTLLLDAIPGLPGVLNIRSHLVSRLHVEGSSWRVGALDRGRVQALSQLPPSGGTGGRQTAMQPWQEPYASLTAALGEDGRRTAADLARLTGRPVSTVRRQLGHLIAADALTFRCEIAQGLTPSPIVVNWWCQVPVAHVPTCVDRLRANPAIRQIASLPGPANLLVTTWMRSIEESMRMQEHLEQDLAPLSIVDSALILRTAKRMGWLLDDLGRSTGFVVTMPARRE, encoded by the coding sequence ATGGTGATTGGTTCGCTGGATGAGGAGGACTTTTCGCTCATTCACGCTCTGCAACTGCGACCCCGCGCCTCTTGGGCTCAGCTGGGCGACGCCCTCGGCTCGTCGCCGGTGACGCTGACGCGGCGGTGGGAACGGCTGCGTGACGGAGGCGGAGCCTGGGTGACGGCCTATCCGCGCGTGCCCGGACGGTCCCGGATCCAGGCCGCGTACGTCGAGATCCGCTGCGCGAGCGGCCAGGTCCGGGCACTCATCAGCGAGCTGTCCACCTGGCCGTCGGTGGTCAGCATCGAGGAGGCTTCGCGCGAGTACAGCCTGGTGCTGACGGTGTTCGGCCTCGGCATGCACGACCTGTCGACGCTGCTGCTCGACGCGATCCCCGGGCTTCCCGGTGTCCTCAACATCCGTTCGCATCTGGTGTCCCGCTTGCACGTCGAAGGCAGCTCGTGGCGGGTGGGCGCGCTGGACCGGGGGCGCGTGCAGGCGTTGTCCCAGCTGCCGCCGTCCGGCGGCACGGGTGGACGGCAGACGGCGATGCAGCCGTGGCAGGAGCCGTACGCCTCGCTGACCGCCGCGCTGGGCGAGGACGGCCGCCGCACCGCCGCCGACCTGGCCCGGCTCACCGGCCGTCCGGTGTCGACCGTCCGGCGCCAGCTCGGCCACCTGATCGCCGCCGACGCGCTGACGTTCCGGTGCGAGATCGCGCAGGGGCTCACCCCGTCGCCGATCGTCGTCAACTGGTGGTGCCAGGTGCCCGTCGCGCATGTGCCGACCTGCGTGGACCGGCTGCGGGCGAACCCGGCCATCCGCCAGATCGCGAGCCTGCCCGGCCCGGCGAATCTACTGGTGACCACGTGGATGCGCTCGATCGAGGAATCGATGCGGATGCAGGAACACCTCGAACAGGACCTGGCCCCGCTGTCGATCGTCGACTCGGCGCTGATCCTGCGGACGGCCAAACGGATGGGCTGGCTGCTGGACGATCTGGGGCGGAGCACGGGTTTCGTCGTCACCATGCCCGCGCGCCGGGAGTGA
- a CDS encoding M20 metallopeptidase family protein: MDLHDDARSLQDELVRLRRDLHREPEIGLDLPRTQERVLRELDGLGLEVSTGTGTTSVTAVLRGEGTARDSARPRTVLLRADMDALPVAEATGLDFAATNGAMHACGHDLHTTSLVGAARLLHTHRDRINGDVVLMFQPGEEGWDGAGVMLLEGVLDAAGRRADAAYGLHVFSSMLPSGQFASRPGTLMSASYRLLVTVHGEGGHGSMPHRAKDPISATAAMITALQTMVTRRLDIFDPAVITVGVIRGGTKRNVIPATAEFEATVRCFSDAAGALLDTAIRETIDGVARAHGVTADVVFESEYPVTVTDVDETAFGAEVVRETIGEQYYTELPNPVAGSEDFSRVLAEVPGTFLGLGALMPGLEPDTAPNNHSPYADFDPSVLSRAATVYAELAVRRLDRFAEGATR; this comes from the coding sequence GTGGACCTTCACGACGACGCTCGAAGCCTGCAGGACGAGCTGGTCCGGTTGCGGCGCGACCTGCACCGCGAGCCCGAGATCGGTCTCGACCTGCCCCGCACACAGGAGCGGGTCCTGCGTGAACTCGACGGGCTCGGCCTGGAGGTCTCCACCGGGACCGGCACGACCTCGGTGACCGCGGTGCTGCGCGGCGAGGGTACGGCCAGGGATTCGGCCCGGCCGCGGACGGTCCTGCTGCGCGCGGACATGGACGCCCTCCCGGTGGCCGAAGCGACCGGCCTGGACTTCGCGGCCACGAACGGCGCGATGCACGCCTGCGGCCACGATCTGCACACCACGTCGCTGGTCGGCGCGGCCCGGCTGCTGCACACGCACCGCGACCGCATCAACGGCGACGTCGTCCTGATGTTCCAGCCCGGCGAGGAGGGCTGGGACGGCGCCGGCGTGATGCTCCTGGAAGGCGTGCTCGACGCCGCGGGCAGGCGCGCCGACGCGGCCTATGGGCTGCACGTCTTCTCATCGATGCTGCCCAGCGGGCAGTTCGCCAGCCGTCCCGGCACGCTGATGTCCGCGTCGTACCGGCTGCTCGTCACCGTGCACGGCGAGGGCGGCCACGGGTCGATGCCGCACCGCGCCAAGGATCCGATCTCCGCCACCGCGGCGATGATCACCGCGTTGCAGACGATGGTCACCCGGCGGCTGGACATCTTCGACCCGGCCGTGATCACGGTCGGCGTCATCCGCGGCGGCACCAAGCGCAACGTCATCCCCGCCACCGCCGAGTTCGAGGCCACCGTCCGCTGTTTCTCGGACGCCGCCGGCGCGCTGCTCGACACGGCGATCCGCGAGACGATCGACGGCGTCGCGCGGGCGCACGGCGTCACCGCCGACGTCGTCTTCGAAAGCGAGTACCCGGTCACCGTCACCGACGTCGACGAGACCGCGTTCGGCGCCGAGGTCGTCCGCGAGACGATCGGCGAGCAGTACTACACCGAACTCCCCAATCCGGTGGCCGGATCCGAGGACTTCTCCCGGGTGCTGGCCGAAGTGCCGGGCACGTTCCTCGGTCTCGGTGCGCTGATGCCCGGGCTCGAACCGGACACCGCGCCCAACAACCACAGCCCGTACGCCGACTTCGACCCGTCCGTGCTGTCCAGGGCCGCCACCGTCTACGCCGAACTCGCCGTCCGCCGTCTCGACCGCTTCGCCGAAGGAGCCACCCGATGA
- a CDS encoding TauD/TfdA family dioxygenase encodes MTAELTANLGHIEGNDHTKLAVYAATGLDWVRAHRETLQERLREHGAILLRGMPADLTVFNQVTEEIGGSLLTYTERSTPRSAVSGNIYTSTEYPPAESIPMHNESSYSAHWPDRLFFLCDIAAETGGATPIADSRAMYRLLPEDLRERFAGGVTYTRAFREGLGLSWQEAFQTEDRQAVEDYCAANGQTYEWTEEGLRTRHVRPSFVEEPHTGGMVWFNQANLFHVSSLGEEVSEALLELYPVEDLPRNAFFADGSPIPQADLDAVKAAYDEVSYAFPWQPGDIMVINNMLMAHGREPFTGKRRTLVAMT; translated from the coding sequence ATGACCGCCGAACTCACGGCGAACCTCGGGCACATCGAGGGCAACGACCACACGAAGCTCGCCGTGTACGCGGCCACGGGCCTGGACTGGGTGCGCGCGCACCGCGAAACGTTGCAGGAGCGGCTACGCGAGCACGGCGCGATCCTGCTGCGCGGGATGCCCGCCGATCTGACGGTGTTCAACCAGGTCACCGAGGAGATCGGCGGCTCGCTGCTGACCTACACGGAACGGTCGACGCCGCGCTCGGCGGTTTCCGGCAACATCTACACCTCGACGGAGTACCCGCCCGCCGAGTCGATCCCGATGCACAACGAGAGCTCGTATTCGGCGCACTGGCCGGACCGCTTGTTCTTCCTGTGCGACATCGCGGCCGAAACCGGTGGCGCGACGCCGATCGCCGACAGTCGCGCGATGTACCGGCTTCTGCCGGAAGACCTGCGCGAGCGCTTCGCGGGCGGCGTCACCTACACGCGGGCGTTCCGCGAAGGCCTCGGGCTGAGCTGGCAGGAAGCGTTCCAGACCGAAGACCGGCAGGCGGTGGAGGACTACTGCGCCGCCAACGGCCAGACGTACGAGTGGACCGAAGAAGGCTTGCGCACACGGCACGTGCGCCCGTCGTTCGTCGAGGAGCCGCACACCGGCGGGATGGTGTGGTTCAACCAGGCCAACCTGTTCCACGTTTCGAGCCTGGGGGAGGAGGTCAGCGAGGCGCTGCTGGAGCTGTACCCCGTGGAAGACCTGCCCCGCAACGCTTTCTTCGCCGACGGCTCGCCGATCCCGCAGGCGGACCTGGACGCGGTCAAGGCGGCTTACGACGAAGTCAGCTACGCGTTCCCTTGGCAGCCGGGCGACATCATGGTGATCAACAACATGCTGATGGCGCACGGGCGGGAGCCGTTCACGGGTAAGCGGCGGACTCTGGTCGCGATGACCTGA